The Caldivirga sp. genome contains the following window.
GTATCCTTAAGGTAAGCCTCAGCCAATTCAATTAATTCACCAATATCCCCATTTCCATTAGTACCCTTGCGCAGTGCCTCAATGGCCTGCTCAACGTTTCTAACATAAGTCATTACTCTATCGGCTAAGGCATTCATTAATTGCCTAATGTTACGCCGGGTTAAAAACGCTTGCGACTAAACAATACGTATCACGGTGCGGATACGTTAATGGGGTTAGAGCACGATTGAATCGCTTAGGCAACTTCACAATGCTTAAATAGGTGCCTCTACAATAATGATACATGAACATACTTCAAGCCCTCGCCCTACTAATAATAGTAATCGCAGTACTCTCATCATCATTATCCCTTTACTTTGAGGTTAAGTACTGGAGGAGTTTAAGGGACCCTAATGATGATGTTAAGTACCCATCTGTCACAGTAATCATGCCAGTCAGGGGCATTGACCAGAACCTTGAAGGCAACATTAAAAGCGTCTTAGAGCAGAAGTACCCTGCAGCAAGAGAGTACTTATTCATTATTGATGATGCTGATGACCCAGCCTACGGCTTAGTAAGCGGCATCACGAAACACTACAGTAATGCAAGGGTCATTATTAATAACGGCGGCTTCAATAAGGGTTCAGCATTAGCTAAGGGTATTAGTGAAGCTAAGGGTGATGTAATAGTTATTGTTGATAGTGACGCCTATGTTCATGATGAGTGGTTAATTAACCTAGTTAAGTTACTTAAGGCTGGTTTAGGAGCAGCAACAACGTACAGGTTCTACGTACCATTAAGTAGGTTAAACCTTGGTTTACTGCTTAAGGCCAGTTTTAACATGATTGGGATAACTGCAATGCAGAATGAGAAGGCTAGGTTCACTTGGGGAGGATCAACGGCAATTTGGAGAAGCCTAATGGTGAAGTGGGGTGTAGTAAAGTATCTGCCCTACTACCTCAGTGATGATTACGTGTTAACGCACATGGTTCATAGAGATGGATTAAAGGTAGGCTTTACACCAAGGTCAATTGTAATAACACCGGAGAACACTGGGATTAGGGATGCCTTTAAATGGGCTGTTAGGCAACTCTGGTATGTTAAGGTATACAGCTTTAACGGTTTCATGCTCTATGCTGCATCGTATACGCTTTACGCAGTAACGCTGCCATCAGCGTTAGCATTATCGGTGTTCATTAATTGGATTATACTGCTTGGACTAGCACCCTACCTAATTGGGGTGGTTAAGGACTACTACAGGATTAGTAGGATTAGGACTCAGAACATCTTCTATGCTAGGAATATTGGGATTAAATACACCTATGCCTTAGCTGCCACATCAATACTTAATGTCTACTTCTCCTGGCTTGCATTAATCGTAACCATGTTCACTAAGTCCATTAACTGGAGAGGTAGAGTATTTACAATTAATGACGTTAGGAGGGGTATTGAATTAATGCCCCTTCCTTAATTAACTCGCTAATGGTAAGGGGGTATACTCCATGAGGGTATGCCTAAATTAAGTGATGAGAGGTTAATTAGGGATGAAGGTTAGTGGGCCCGCCGGGACTTGAACCCGGGATCTCCCGCTCTCCAAGCTAACTGCTCGTAAGGCGGACATCCTAACCAAGCTAGACTACGGGCCCTCTTTCTATGGGCCATTGGTTCACGGTTTATTAAGCTTTAACCTTCATGCGTGTTAAAAATGCTTTAATCAATTTAAGCAGCAGTTTAATTAGCGTAATGTACTGGAAACGCGTATTGAGTTAGCGGCCTTAGTATCATATTTAAATAGGAGGTAGGTATGGGGTTCTTAATGATGTTTCATAGAGAGTTAGCAATGATATATGAGGCTAATGGTAAAACAATAGTTGAATTCATCATTAG
Protein-coding sequences here:
- a CDS encoding glycosyltransferase family 2 protein encodes the protein MNILQALALLIIVIAVLSSSLSLYFEVKYWRSLRDPNDDVKYPSVTVIMPVRGIDQNLEGNIKSVLEQKYPAAREYLFIIDDADDPAYGLVSGITKHYSNARVIINNGGFNKGSALAKGISEAKGDVIVIVDSDAYVHDEWLINLVKLLKAGLGAATTYRFYVPLSRLNLGLLLKASFNMIGITAMQNEKARFTWGGSTAIWRSLMVKWGVVKYLPYYLSDDYVLTHMVHRDGLKVGFTPRSIVITPENTGIRDAFKWAVRQLWYVKVYSFNGFMLYAASYTLYAVTLPSALALSVFINWIILLGLAPYLIGVVKDYYRISRIRTQNIFYARNIGIKYTYALAATSILNVYFSWLALIVTMFTKSINWRGRVFTINDVRRGIELMPLP